TGATGTACCTCGCTCTGTCCTACGATCACCGTCTGATCGATGGCAAAGAAGCTGTGACCTTCCTGGTTACCATCAAGAACCTGCTGGAAGACCCGGCTCGTTTGCTGCTGGATATCTAAAAAGCAGCTGCGAGCTGCAAGCTGCAAGCCTCAAGCGCAAAACATGCGAATGGGCTTCAACTTGCAGCTCGCGGCTTGAAGCTTGCTGCTAAAAGGGAACCTTTTTTATGACTCAGAAATTCGACGTGGTAGTGATTGGCGCGGGCCCTGGCGGCTACGTGGCTGCCATTAAAGCAGCGCAACTGGGCCTCTCCACTGCCTGCATCGAGAAATACACCGACAAGGAAGGCAAACTGGCCCTCGGCGGTACTTGCCTGAACGTCGGCTGCATTCCATCCAAGGCGCTGCTGGACAGCTCCTGGAAGTACAAGGAAGCCAAAGAAGGCTTCGCGATCCACGGCATCAATCACGCTGGCGTGACCATGGACGTGGCGGCAATGGTTGGCCGTAAAGCCAACATCGTCAAAGGCCTGACCTCTGGCGTTGCCACCCTGTTCAAGGCGAACGGCGTCACTTCCCTGCAAGGCCACGGCAAGCTGCTGGCTGGCAAGAAAGTCGAGCTGACCAAGCCAGACGGCACCGTTGAAATCATCGAAGCCGAGAACGTGATTCTGGCTTCGGGCTCGCGTCCGATCGACATTCCACCGGCTCCGGTTGACCAGAACGTCATCGTCGATTCGACCGGCGCGCTGGAATTCCAATCCGTTCCCAAGCGTCTGGGCGTGATCGGCGCTGGCGTCATCGGTCTGGAACTGGGTTCGGTCTGGTCGCGTCTGGGTTCGCAAGTGGTTGTCCTGGAAGCGCTGGAAAAGTTCCTGCCAGCCGCTGACGAAGCCGTTTCCAAAGAAGCCTTCAAGACCCTGACCAAACAAGGTCTGGACATCAAGCTGGGCGCTCGCGTTACCGGTTCCAAAGTGAACGGCGACGAAGTCGTGGTGAACTACACCGATGCCAACGGCGAACAGAACATCACCTTCGACAAGCTGATCGTTGCCGTTGGTCGCCGTCCAGTGACCACCGAACTGTTGGCTGCCGACAGCGGTGTGAACATCGACGAGCGCGGTTTCGTATTCGTTGACGACCAGTGCGCCACCAGCGTACCGGGCGTTTACGCGATCGGTGACGTGGTTCGCGGCATGATGCTGGCGCACAAGGCGTCCGAAGAAGGCATCATGGTGGTTGAGCGCATCAAGGGCCACAAAGCCCAAATCAACTATGACCTGATCCCGTCTGTTATTTATACTCACCCGGAAATCGCGTGGGTCGGCAAGACCGAGCAGGTATTGAAGGCTGAAGGCGTTGAAGTTAACGTTGGCACCTTCCCGTTCGCAGCCAGTGGCCGTGCCATGGCAGCCAACGACACCGGCGGTTTCGTGAAAGTCATTGCTGATGCCAAGACTGACCGCGTATTGGGCGTCCACGTGATTGGCCCGAGCGCTGCAGAACTGGTTCAGCAGGGCGCGATCGGCATGGAGTTCGGCACCAGCGCTGAAGACCTGGGCATGATGGTTTTCTCCCATCCGACCCTGTCTGAAGCCTTGCACGAAGCTGCTCTGGCTGTGAATGGCGGCGCCATCCACATCGCCAACCGCAAGAAGCGTTAAGACAATAAGAAACCACGGCGGTATGGCCCGTCGTGAGCCTTGCATGCAAGACTCACCGCGGAATATCCGCTGGACGCAGTCTTGCGTAGCTGCACCGGTTGTCCGGAAAGGCTACGCAAGCAGCAGTCACAGGTGGTGCGGCACTTGAACAAGTGCAGCACCGAATGCGCAGTACCTAACGAAGACGGTAATAAGCATGAATCTTCACGAGTATCAGGGTAAGCAGCTG
This region of Pseudomonas mandelii genomic DNA includes:
- the lpdA gene encoding dihydrolipoyl dehydrogenase, whose amino-acid sequence is MTQKFDVVVIGAGPGGYVAAIKAAQLGLSTACIEKYTDKEGKLALGGTCLNVGCIPSKALLDSSWKYKEAKEGFAIHGINHAGVTMDVAAMVGRKANIVKGLTSGVATLFKANGVTSLQGHGKLLAGKKVELTKPDGTVEIIEAENVILASGSRPIDIPPAPVDQNVIVDSTGALEFQSVPKRLGVIGAGVIGLELGSVWSRLGSQVVVLEALEKFLPAADEAVSKEAFKTLTKQGLDIKLGARVTGSKVNGDEVVVNYTDANGEQNITFDKLIVAVGRRPVTTELLAADSGVNIDERGFVFVDDQCATSVPGVYAIGDVVRGMMLAHKASEEGIMVVERIKGHKAQINYDLIPSVIYTHPEIAWVGKTEQVLKAEGVEVNVGTFPFAASGRAMAANDTGGFVKVIADAKTDRVLGVHVIGPSAAELVQQGAIGMEFGTSAEDLGMMVFSHPTLSEALHEAALAVNGGAIHIANRKKR